One window of Mangrovibacterium diazotrophicum genomic DNA carries:
- a CDS encoding YihY/virulence factor BrkB family protein, protein MINRYHRLKRFFLSWMIRARKVTLPGFDRIPLYDVGLFFFRSIQNGAITTRASAVAFSFFLAVFPTMIFLFTLIPYVPIANFQEELFLLIQGVLPPHTFQAVDETVKEVLTQPRGGLLSIGFFMGLIFSTNGLVSMMNAFDASLHIFESRPWYMQRLMAIVLLMILAFLLTIAISMITIGQVIINYLDARDLLGSHFTYYLLTFGKWIVIIALFFFAYSFLYYLAPARKTRWRFISVGGTMSTILSLVIILGFNYYITRFSQYNKLYGSIGALLVVLLLLYLFSLVLLFGFELNASLIAAKRQGKKRIVQRSKDKTKSRLRYRLGLKRKKTHA, encoded by the coding sequence ATGATCAACCGGTATCATCGGTTAAAACGCTTTTTTCTCAGCTGGATGATTCGTGCCCGGAAGGTTACACTTCCCGGTTTCGACCGAATTCCGTTGTACGATGTCGGGCTGTTCTTTTTTCGCAGCATTCAAAACGGAGCGATTACAACACGGGCATCGGCCGTGGCTTTTAGCTTCTTTTTGGCTGTTTTTCCAACAATGATTTTCCTGTTTACGCTGATTCCCTATGTTCCGATTGCCAATTTTCAAGAGGAACTTTTTTTACTCATCCAGGGAGTATTGCCACCACACACCTTTCAGGCGGTCGACGAGACTGTTAAAGAAGTGCTAACCCAACCGCGCGGGGGCTTGCTGTCGATCGGTTTCTTTATGGGTTTAATCTTCTCTACCAACGGGCTGGTGTCGATGATGAATGCTTTCGACGCGTCATTGCACATTTTCGAGAGCCGTCCCTGGTACATGCAGCGCCTGATGGCCATTGTGCTGCTCATGATCTTGGCTTTCCTGCTGACAATCGCCATCTCGATGATCACCATAGGGCAGGTAATTATCAACTATCTCGATGCCCGGGATTTACTTGGTAGTCATTTCACCTACTACCTGTTGACCTTTGGTAAGTGGATTGTGATTATTGCACTGTTTTTCTTCGCCTATTCGTTTTTGTATTACCTGGCACCTGCCCGAAAAACACGCTGGCGTTTTATTTCGGTTGGCGGCACCATGTCGACCATTTTAAGCCTGGTGATTATTTTGGGCTTCAATTATTACATCACCCGCTTCAGTCAGTATAACAAACTTTACGGATCGATTGGAGCACTGTTGGTTGTGCTGTTGTTGCTGTACTTGTTTTCGTTGGTATTGCTTTTTGGATTCGAACTGAATGCGAGCCTGATTGCCGCAAAACGACAAGGTAAAAAGCGCATCGTGCAGCGGAGTAAGGATAAAACGAAAAGTCGACTGCGCTATCGTTTAGGGCTGAAGCGCAAGAAAACTCATGCTTAG
- the mutL gene encoding DNA mismatch repair endonuclease MutL, translating to MPDIIQLLPDAVANQIAAGEVIQRPASVVKELVENAIDAGATQITLNIKDAGRTLIQVSDNGCGMSETDARMAFERHATSKIRSANDLFCIRTMGFRGEALASIAAIADVELNTKQHEAEVGVFIHMVGSKVLKQEATQCANGTNFLVKNLFFNVPARRKFLKANSTELKHIINEVQRIALANPEIGLSLIHNQDPIYEMAVGDNIRKRIVSIFGKSINQNLVPVNTETSLVKIKGFIGQPKYARKTYGEQFFFVNNRFMKHPFFHRAIMQAYEKILAPDSYPSYFLYLDVDPECIDINIHPTKTEIKFENETAIWQIIQASVREALGKFNVMPSIDFDQAGSIEIPIAPKSREGIEMPKIQVDPTYNPFNVEVRNYPSGGGGSNSHSYSTSKHEQVQHWEKLYSDFTKSDEDEETQTEVMMQQEEEPANLSVNHDSFNTGRTCFQFKNKFILTPVKSGLMVIDQKRAHERILFENFMAMLAQQQIASQQLLFPHTFELEASDSELLRSVLTDLKALGFDVKEAEANHFVVNGIPGILENHSPLEIIESMLEDLKNTAVDMQEKAREQIAAALACASAIPYGHLLKVEELNQLIDQLFACTTPNFSPTGKQVLTIMPVEQFEKLLK from the coding sequence GTGCCTGATATTATCCAACTGCTCCCCGACGCGGTAGCCAACCAAATTGCTGCAGGAGAAGTCATTCAACGACCAGCATCTGTGGTAAAAGAATTGGTTGAAAATGCGATCGACGCCGGGGCAACACAAATCACGCTAAATATTAAAGACGCCGGCCGCACACTGATCCAGGTGAGCGACAATGGTTGCGGCATGTCAGAAACCGATGCCCGCATGGCTTTTGAGCGTCATGCAACCTCGAAAATCCGCTCGGCCAACGATCTTTTTTGCATTCGCACGATGGGCTTTCGCGGCGAAGCGCTGGCCTCCATTGCAGCGATTGCCGATGTTGAGCTCAACACGAAACAACACGAAGCAGAGGTTGGTGTTTTCATCCACATGGTTGGTTCGAAAGTGTTAAAGCAGGAAGCAACCCAATGTGCCAACGGAACAAATTTCCTGGTGAAAAACCTTTTTTTCAATGTGCCTGCCCGGCGCAAATTCCTGAAAGCGAATTCAACGGAGTTGAAACACATCATCAACGAGGTTCAGCGGATTGCACTGGCAAACCCCGAAATCGGACTTTCGCTGATACACAACCAGGATCCGATTTACGAGATGGCTGTTGGCGACAACATTCGCAAGCGCATTGTTTCCATCTTCGGAAAATCGATCAATCAAAACCTGGTGCCGGTCAACACCGAAACCAGTTTAGTGAAAATAAAAGGCTTTATCGGCCAACCCAAATACGCACGGAAAACTTATGGCGAGCAGTTTTTCTTTGTGAATAACCGCTTCATGAAGCACCCGTTTTTTCACCGGGCCATCATGCAAGCCTACGAAAAGATATTGGCTCCCGATAGTTATCCGTCCTATTTCCTGTACCTGGATGTTGATCCTGAATGCATCGACATCAACATTCACCCAACCAAAACCGAAATTAAATTCGAGAATGAAACAGCCATTTGGCAAATCATTCAGGCATCGGTACGCGAAGCGTTGGGCAAGTTCAACGTGATGCCTTCGATTGATTTTGATCAGGCTGGAAGTATCGAAATTCCCATTGCACCCAAAAGCCGCGAAGGAATTGAGATGCCGAAAATTCAGGTTGATCCGACTTACAACCCCTTCAATGTTGAAGTGCGCAACTACCCGAGCGGTGGTGGCGGCAGCAACAGTCATTCCTACTCGACCAGCAAACACGAGCAGGTGCAGCATTGGGAAAAATTGTACAGCGATTTCACAAAATCAGACGAAGACGAGGAAACGCAAACTGAAGTCATGATGCAACAGGAGGAAGAACCGGCAAACCTGTCTGTTAACCACGACAGCTTTAATACCGGCCGCACCTGCTTCCAGTTCAAAAATAAATTCATCCTCACTCCGGTTAAATCGGGGCTGATGGTGATAGACCAAAAACGGGCTCACGAGCGCATATTGTTTGAAAATTTTATGGCGATGTTGGCTCAACAACAAATTGCCAGTCAGCAGTTGCTGTTTCCGCATACCTTCGAGCTGGAAGCATCCGACTCGGAGCTTTTACGTTCGGTTTTAACTGACCTAAAAGCATTGGGTTTCGATGTGAAAGAAGCCGAAGCAAATCATTTCGTTGTCAACGGAATTCCCGGAATTTTGGAGAACCACTCGCCGCTGGAAATTATAGAAAGTATGTTGGAGGACTTGAAAAATACGGCGGTTGACATGCAAGAAAAAGCACGCGAACAAATCGCGGCGGCCTTGGCCTGCGCCTCGGCAATACCTTACGGGCACTTGCTGAAAGTGGAAGAGTTGAACCAACTTATCGACCAATTGTTTGCTTGTACAACACCTAATTTTTCACCCACCGGCAAACAAGTGTTAACAATTATGCCGGTTGAGCAGTTTGAAAAACTCCTGAAGTGA
- a CDS encoding rhomboid family intramembrane serine protease, translating into MNITDEIKESFRQGSVLTRLIYVNIGVFVLVRLINVVFFLMGKDLPILAWLALPADSHVLLTRPWTLFTYMFLHFDFLHILFNILWLYWMGKIFLIYFDAKKLLGVYILGGLAGGLFFLASYNLFPAFDDIVRFSRLLGASASVMAIIVAVAAYAPNHPINLLFVGQIKLKHLALFYIILSIILIASSNPGGNFAHIGGAVLGFVFVLLLKKGTDLTSGVSGVADWAQKQSKPRSHVKVTYRGSGDPDIDYNRKKNVKQDEVNRVLDKISKSGYDSLSKEEKELLFKMGK; encoded by the coding sequence ATGAACATTACAGACGAAATCAAAGAATCGTTTCGGCAAGGATCGGTACTAACACGATTGATTTATGTGAATATTGGTGTATTTGTGCTGGTCCGACTGATCAACGTTGTTTTCTTTTTGATGGGTAAAGATCTACCGATTCTGGCTTGGCTGGCACTTCCGGCTGACAGCCATGTTCTGCTGACCCGCCCATGGACCCTGTTTACTTATATGTTTCTGCATTTCGATTTCCTCCACATCCTTTTCAACATACTTTGGCTGTACTGGATGGGCAAAATATTCCTGATATACTTTGATGCCAAGAAGTTACTTGGTGTGTACATTTTAGGCGGACTTGCCGGTGGGCTTTTCTTTTTAGCCAGTTACAACCTGTTCCCCGCCTTTGACGACATTGTTCGGTTTTCGCGCCTGCTGGGTGCATCAGCCTCTGTCATGGCAATTATCGTCGCAGTTGCTGCATACGCCCCAAACCATCCGATCAACCTCCTGTTTGTAGGTCAAATCAAGTTGAAGCACTTAGCACTCTTTTATATTATCCTAAGCATTATCCTTATCGCATCATCCAATCCGGGAGGCAACTTTGCTCACATTGGGGGCGCCGTTTTAGGTTTTGTTTTCGTGCTGTTGCTTAAGAAAGGCACCGACCTCACATCCGGCGTTAGCGGAGTGGCAGACTGGGCACAAAAGCAGTCGAAACCTCGCTCGCATGTGAAAGTCACTTATCGCGGCAGTGGTGATCCGGATATCGATTACAATCGCAAAAAAAATGTGAAGCAGGATGAAGTAAACCGCGTGCTCGACAAAATCAGCAAATCAGGCTACGACTCGCTCTCCAAGGAAGAAAAAGAATTACTATTCAAGATGGGGAAATAG
- a CDS encoding sensor histidine kinase, with the protein MRILKHYAFLLLSVVLIILGVLVESIVFQRDHATKLEKKFELVFQAKHDKLESELDLMTETIESPDFNGNFQSTFSDLFSLYNTDGIGFLVADGNELLYWSENHFSFSGIFNRDLKSKLVYLPNGIYFIESREYPPYTVYGLIHLKDNYSIENDYIQNKFDKDFDVPSSYAVKSAPTSGATAIHDKAGNFLFSLVPGNGDIVQPSALVWPIILYSLALLAFLIFARKVFRQHHHEHFILRVFVLGMVLLGLYWVRILFHAPGFCDVFEIFGPSLYAYSYWLPSLGDLLLLTIFIFFWSFNFAKDFVLSRTRKNYELVAAFSFIMLFYLSINFLIQNLIRNSSFSFQLNRIDDINQYSIIGYVIIALLFFSAFIINLKVMEISERFIVRRHFFWIHFILLLIFMPCCWIFRNTNVYMITLYLTTNLSVFLLQKTQLKRVSLSFIIYFVSLYTFFSLIIIQANNNARRLQIQKLMAITLYSEHDPAAELFLKEMQQKISVDTIIPSLLEANEYGQVEDYVKRNYFSGYFRKYDSWVTVCDGGDSLFVQPDNQLVPCYPFFEQMIEESGTEIPGTSFYYMDNMNGRISYFGRFTYPLQSNPLGQSVFIELKSKLLPEGVGFPELLLDKSLQEPNRYKYFSYAKYYKNELVNLSGDYQYNYYISTYNINAKERGLIERKWDGYVHLIYALGNDNYIIVSTKSFGFLEYLISFPYLFVFYFVFILLIVFIGNANYRTQALVYDLKFRIQASIIAIVLFSLLLVASGTIYYNLREYSNKHQFDLNEKMKSISEEINLRLKDVDTFTPDILDWLWQDLGELSNIFRTDINIYSFNGELIASSRPEVFNRGIISTRMDAKAFYELTENYQISIIQPEQIGELSFLSIYEPIINNRGEYLGFVNLPYFTRGDELRQEVTTFIVAFINLYVLLFFVSVIVALLLANQITRPLTLIRERLKGMQLDKKNEQISYNADDEIGALVREYNRKVEELADSADLLARTQREMAWREMAKQIAHEIKNPLTPMKLHIQHLQRAKEANSEQYDEIFARVTRTLIEQIDTLSDIATEFSNFAKMPNAKNEVFNLPDRLQQVVDLFEPNKQMKVQLAPCANKDISVFADKEQISRAVINLIKNGMQSIPSGRKGFVVVGMNCNETHATISVQDNGTGISPDIQQQLFQPNFTTKTSGMGLGLAIVKKIVESSNGKIWFDTELDVGTTFYIEIPRYIDID; encoded by the coding sequence ATGAGAATCCTGAAACACTATGCTTTTTTGCTTCTTTCTGTCGTCCTGATCATCCTGGGAGTTTTAGTTGAAAGCATTGTTTTTCAAAGAGACCACGCCACAAAACTGGAAAAGAAATTCGAACTTGTCTTCCAGGCGAAACACGACAAACTGGAGTCCGAGCTGGATCTGATGACCGAGACAATTGAATCGCCCGATTTCAACGGCAACTTCCAAAGCACGTTCAGCGACTTGTTTTCGCTATATAACACCGATGGAATTGGGTTCCTGGTAGCCGATGGCAATGAACTTCTCTATTGGTCGGAAAATCATTTTTCGTTCTCGGGAATCTTCAATCGCGATCTCAAGTCAAAGCTTGTCTACCTGCCCAACGGTATTTATTTCATCGAGAGCAGAGAGTACCCTCCCTACACGGTGTATGGACTGATTCACCTAAAAGACAACTACTCGATCGAGAATGATTACATTCAAAATAAATTTGACAAAGACTTTGATGTTCCCAGTAGTTATGCCGTAAAAAGTGCCCCGACTTCGGGAGCAACAGCAATTCACGATAAAGCCGGAAATTTCCTGTTCTCGCTGGTTCCGGGAAATGGCGATATTGTGCAGCCATCGGCCCTCGTTTGGCCCATCATTTTGTACAGCCTCGCACTGCTTGCTTTCCTGATTTTTGCCCGAAAAGTGTTCCGGCAACATCATCACGAGCATTTTATTTTAAGAGTATTTGTGCTGGGAATGGTTTTATTGGGGCTTTACTGGGTTCGCATCCTCTTTCATGCACCGGGATTCTGTGATGTCTTCGAAATCTTCGGTCCTTCGCTTTATGCCTATTCCTACTGGCTTCCTTCGCTGGGTGATTTACTGTTACTCACTATCTTCATCTTCTTTTGGAGCTTCAACTTTGCCAAGGATTTCGTCCTCAGCAGAACGCGAAAAAATTACGAATTGGTAGCAGCATTCAGCTTCATCATGCTGTTCTACCTCTCGATCAACTTCCTCATTCAAAACCTCATCCGTAACTCAAGCTTTTCATTTCAACTGAACCGGATTGACGATATCAACCAGTACAGTATCATTGGCTACGTGATCATAGCACTGCTATTCTTTTCAGCTTTCATTATCAACCTGAAGGTGATGGAAATTAGCGAACGATTTATTGTTCGACGCCATTTCTTTTGGATCCATTTCATACTGCTGCTGATTTTCATGCCCTGCTGCTGGATCTTCAGGAACACGAACGTTTACATGATCACCCTTTACCTGACCACTAACCTGTCGGTTTTCCTCCTGCAGAAAACTCAGTTAAAAAGGGTCTCGTTATCGTTCATCATCTATTTTGTTTCACTCTATACGTTCTTCTCCCTCATCATCATTCAGGCAAACAACAACGCACGCCGACTTCAAATTCAAAAGCTGATGGCGATTACGTTGTACTCGGAACACGACCCGGCTGCCGAATTATTCCTGAAAGAAATGCAGCAAAAAATCAGTGTCGACACCATTATTCCGTCGCTGCTTGAGGCCAACGAATACGGGCAGGTTGAAGACTATGTGAAGCGCAATTACTTTAGTGGCTATTTCCGTAAATACGACAGCTGGGTAACGGTTTGCGACGGCGGCGACAGCCTGTTTGTCCAACCCGATAACCAACTGGTTCCGTGCTACCCCTTCTTCGAGCAGATGATCGAAGAGTCGGGAACCGAGATTCCGGGCACGAGCTTCTATTACATGGACAACATGAATGGCCGTATCTCGTATTTCGGGCGTTTCACCTACCCTTTACAATCAAACCCGTTGGGTCAGTCGGTGTTTATTGAGTTGAAATCGAAACTTCTCCCCGAAGGAGTTGGTTTCCCCGAATTGCTGCTCGACAAATCACTGCAGGAACCGAATCGTTACAAATACTTCTCGTACGCTAAATATTACAAGAATGAGCTGGTTAACCTGAGTGGGGATTACCAGTACAACTATTACATCAGCACCTACAACATCAACGCCAAAGAACGGGGGTTGATTGAGCGAAAATGGGATGGCTACGTACACTTGATTTACGCGCTCGGCAACGACAACTACATCATTGTCAGTACCAAATCGTTCGGATTTCTGGAATATCTGATCTCGTTTCCCTACCTGTTCGTTTTCTACTTTGTATTCATTTTGCTGATTGTGTTTATCGGTAACGCGAACTACCGCACACAAGCGTTGGTTTACGACCTCAAATTCCGAATCCAGGCATCGATTATTGCCATTGTACTTTTCTCGCTGCTGCTGGTTGCCTCGGGAACCATTTATTACAACCTGCGCGAATACAGCAACAAACACCAGTTTGACCTGAACGAAAAGATGAAATCAATCTCGGAGGAAATTAATTTGAGGCTGAAAGACGTGGACACGTTCACCCCCGACATCCTCGACTGGCTGTGGCAGGATTTGGGCGAACTTTCCAACATCTTTCGCACCGACATCAACATCTACAGTTTCAATGGGGAGCTGATTGCGTCATCGCGCCCCGAGGTATTCAACCGGGGAATTATTTCGACGCGGATGGACGCAAAAGCATTCTACGAGTTGACGGAAAACTATCAGATCAGCATTATTCAGCCAGAGCAGATCGGCGAGCTCTCGTTTTTGTCGATCTACGAACCAATCATCAATAACCGAGGTGAGTACCTTGGCTTTGTGAACCTGCCTTATTTTACCCGCGGCGACGAGTTACGGCAGGAAGTAACCACTTTCATTGTGGCCTTCATCAACCTGTATGTGCTGCTATTCTTCGTCAGTGTGATTGTGGCACTGCTGCTGGCCAACCAAATTACCCGCCCATTAACGCTAATCCGCGAACGTTTAAAAGGAATGCAGCTGGATAAAAAAAATGAGCAAATCAGCTACAATGCCGATGACGAAATCGGAGCTTTGGTGCGAGAGTACAACCGTAAAGTAGAAGAACTGGCCGACAGTGCCGACTTACTGGCCCGCACCCAACGCGAGATGGCCTGGCGCGAGATGGCCAAACAAATTGCACACGAGATCAAGAACCCGCTGACACCAATGAAGCTCCATATTCAGCATTTGCAACGAGCAAAGGAAGCCAACAGTGAACAGTACGATGAAATTTTCGCCCGGGTAACACGAACCCTGATCGAGCAAATTGACACCCTTTCGGATATTGCAACCGAGTTCTCGAACTTCGCCAAAATGCCGAATGCCAAAAATGAAGTGTTCAATCTTCCGGATCGTCTGCAACAGGTTGTCGACTTGTTTGAACCGAATAAACAGATGAAGGTGCAACTCGCCCCTTGCGCAAATAAGGATATCTCTGTTTTTGCGGACAAAGAACAGATTTCGCGGGCTGTCATCAATCTTATCAAAAACGGTATGCAGTCCATTCCATCCGGACGCAAAGGTTTTGTGGTCGTGGGCATGAACTGTAACGAAACGCATGCAACGATTTCAGTCCAGGACAACGGAACGGGAATCTCACCGGATATTCAGCAACAGTTATTTCAACCCAACTTTACCACGAAAACAAGTGGTATGGGCCTTGGTCTGGCTATCGTCAAAAAAATTGTCGAATCGTCGAACGGCAAAATCTGGTTCGATACAGAACTGGATGTAGGCACAACATTTTACATCGAAATTCCCCGCTACATTGATATCGATTAA
- a CDS encoding rhomboid family intramembrane serine protease, whose protein sequence is MNNIRSPFANTPPVVKNLVIINVLMLLATWVLATRGIRLENILGLHYIGSPAFKPYQLVTHLFMHGGFTHLLFNMFALWMFGRVLENVWGPKRFFIYYFATGLGAAALHTFVGYLEYQHAISGLSPEQIDYYRELAIQGKYIQGTVSEQITSILMTPTVGASGAVYGVLIGFGMLFPNTMLMLIFPPIPIKAKYAIGGMILIEVYLGFTNSGGNIAHFAHLGGALFGFLIIKYWNKNSKHFF, encoded by the coding sequence ATGAATAACATTCGATCACCATTTGCCAATACGCCTCCGGTTGTCAAAAACCTCGTCATCATTAATGTTCTTATGCTATTGGCGACCTGGGTACTAGCAACGCGCGGGATAAGATTGGAAAACATACTTGGATTGCACTACATCGGATCGCCTGCTTTTAAGCCCTACCAATTGGTCACTCACTTATTCATGCATGGCGGATTCACCCACTTGCTGTTCAATATGTTTGCCCTTTGGATGTTTGGACGGGTATTGGAGAATGTTTGGGGACCGAAACGATTTTTCATCTACTATTTTGCGACCGGCCTGGGTGCTGCAGCACTGCACACTTTTGTCGGCTACCTGGAATACCAACATGCTATTTCCGGTCTCTCTCCGGAACAAATTGATTATTATCGGGAACTGGCAATACAAGGAAAATATATTCAGGGGACCGTATCTGAGCAAATTACATCAATCCTAATGACTCCGACAGTTGGCGCTTCAGGTGCTGTTTACGGAGTGCTGATCGGTTTTGGAATGTTATTTCCCAATACCATGCTGATGTTGATTTTTCCGCCGATCCCCATCAAGGCAAAATATGCTATCGGGGGGATGATCCTGATTGAGGTTTATTTAGGATTTACGAACTCAGGCGGTAACATCGCTCACTTTGCCCACTTAGGTGGTGCGTTGTTCGGATTCCTGATCATCAAATACTGGAATAAAAACAGCAAACATTTCTTTTAG
- a CDS encoding DUF4783 domain-containing protein — protein sequence MKQKLIKRTLVLLAFVLSGIWATAQIPDELVLSLKTGNASTLSSYFNQNIELFVVDQDDVYSRAQAQQIVSNFFNQNKATGFSIIHQSGKEDTKYAIGKLTTNKGVFRVSFLVKNENGKSVIHQLRIEKE from the coding sequence ATGAAACAGAAATTAATAAAAAGAACGCTGGTTTTACTAGCCTTTGTACTGAGCGGTATTTGGGCAACAGCGCAAATACCCGATGAATTGGTGCTCAGTCTGAAAACCGGTAATGCTTCCACATTGTCGAGTTACTTTAATCAGAATATTGAACTTTTCGTTGTCGATCAGGATGACGTTTATAGTCGGGCCCAGGCACAACAAATCGTGTCTAACTTCTTCAACCAGAATAAAGCAACAGGATTTTCGATTATCCATCAAAGCGGCAAAGAAGATACAAAGTATGCCATTGGTAAATTGACGACCAATAAAGGTGTTTTCCGCGTTTCGTTTTTGGTGAAGAATGAAAATGGAAAATCTGTCATTCATCAATTAAGAATTGAAAAAGAATAG
- the rlmH gene encoding 23S rRNA (pseudouridine(1915)-N(3))-methyltransferase RlmH codes for MKIKLVVIGKTDKQYLQDGIDLFQSRIPHYLPFEYQIIPDIKNTKNLSEEQQKEKEGELILAQMKPGDELILLDEKGKEFRSVDFASYLEKKMLSGVKNLIFCIGGPYGFSSKVYGACTGKISLSKMTFSHQMVRLIFCEQLYRALTILKGEPYHHE; via the coding sequence ATGAAAATAAAGCTGGTAGTTATTGGTAAAACCGACAAACAGTACTTACAGGACGGAATTGACTTGTTTCAGAGCCGGATACCTCACTACTTGCCTTTCGAATATCAGATTATTCCGGATATAAAAAACACCAAAAATCTTTCGGAAGAACAGCAAAAAGAAAAAGAAGGCGAATTGATTTTGGCGCAGATGAAACCGGGTGATGAGTTGATTTTATTGGACGAAAAAGGGAAAGAGTTCCGCTCGGTTGACTTTGCCAGCTACCTGGAGAAAAAAATGTTGAGCGGTGTCAAGAACCTGATTTTCTGCATTGGCGGCCCTTACGGTTTTTCATCGAAGGTATACGGGGCCTGTACCGGGAAAATAAGTTTGTCGAAAATGACGTTCTCGCACCAGATGGTTCGGCTCATTTTTTGTGAGCAGCTCTACCGGGCCCTGACCATTCTAAAAGGTGAACCATACCATCACGAATAA
- a CDS encoding YiiX/YebB-like N1pC/P60 family cysteine hydrolase produces the protein MKILYKLTTILLGIVFFSCVENQPAMQLKSGDLLFQGATSSKLSEAIDKVTQTGAETHFSHVGLLEIEESGDCFVLHASIKGGTCRVPLAEFLKSEKDSLVTVVYRLKEPWQKDIPAALIQAKTMLGKPYNFSYVLSDSSHYCSEFIYKAFEADSVFKLNPMTFKDPATGEFFPTWIQFYRQLGMEIPEGEPGCNPNGMAESEKLERIGILKP, from the coding sequence ATGAAGATTTTGTACAAACTAACAACCATACTTCTGGGAATTGTCTTTTTCTCGTGTGTGGAGAACCAACCAGCTATGCAACTAAAATCAGGAGATCTCTTGTTTCAGGGGGCAACGTCGAGTAAGCTTTCTGAGGCAATCGACAAAGTAACACAAACCGGAGCCGAAACTCATTTTTCGCATGTGGGTTTGTTGGAGATTGAAGAGAGCGGTGACTGTTTCGTGTTGCATGCAAGTATCAAAGGTGGCACCTGCAGAGTGCCATTGGCAGAGTTCCTGAAGTCGGAGAAAGACTCACTTGTAACAGTTGTTTACCGGTTGAAAGAACCTTGGCAAAAAGATATTCCGGCCGCGTTGATCCAGGCGAAGACAATGTTGGGAAAACCGTACAACTTTTCCTACGTGTTGTCGGATTCGTCCCACTATTGCTCCGAGTTTATTTACAAAGCATTTGAAGCCGACTCTGTTTTCAAGCTCAACCCGATGACTTTTAAAGATCCGGCAACGGGCGAATTTTTTCCGACCTGGATTCAGTTCTACAGGCAGCTTGGTATGGAAATTCCGGAAGGCGAACCCGGTTGCAACCCCAATGGAATGGCGGAATCTGAGAAGCTGGAACGAATCGGTATTCTGAAACCCTGA
- the arfB gene encoding alternative ribosome rescue aminoacyl-tRNA hydrolase ArfB: MNFDIQNIPDLSSEFVFQTSRSSGPGGQNVNKVNSRVELRFDLAHSILLTEVQKSVLYRKLANRITDDGVLLLVSQEDRSQLKNKELVVARFYAMLAEALKPQKKRRATRPTRASVEKRIQAKKNRSERKSARGKIDY; encoded by the coding sequence ATGAATTTTGATATCCAAAATATTCCTGATCTGAGCTCGGAATTTGTTTTTCAAACTTCGCGAAGCAGTGGGCCCGGAGGACAGAACGTCAACAAAGTGAACTCGCGTGTGGAGTTGCGTTTCGATCTGGCACATTCCATTTTGCTGACCGAGGTTCAGAAATCCGTACTTTATCGAAAACTGGCCAACCGGATAACGGATGATGGCGTGTTGCTGCTGGTGAGCCAGGAAGACCGCTCGCAACTGAAAAATAAGGAATTGGTAGTTGCGCGTTTTTATGCGATGTTGGCTGAAGCGCTGAAACCGCAGAAGAAACGAAGAGCGACGCGCCCGACCCGAGCCTCGGTTGAGAAACGTATTCAGGCGAAGAAAAATCGGTCGGAGCGAAAATCGGCTCGCGGTAAAATTGACTATTAG